Part of the Nitrosopumilus piranensis genome is shown below.
GAGTTCTGGCAACATTAGTAGCAGGTACTGTAGCTTCAACATCAATTCCGCCTGAAGAATTATCAAGATTAAGTGATTTTGCAGAATCGGTAAGAGAGATTTGCTTGGTCTTTAGAATTTCTTCTACAACAAAGTCAGGACGTCTCAAGAGTCCTGATAAATCATCAGAGTCTAGTTGATTAACATCTAATTTCTGCTCGCCGATTTGTTTGAGAGTTTTTTCTCCAGGTAAAACAGATGGCGGACTCTTAAGAGAAACATTATCTGATGTTGTCTCTACCCAATTGTTTTTTCTTGCTAGTCCCATTGCAGGTCCAAACACTGGACCCAGTTCTTTTTGTAAATCAGATAGTTTAGATTTTGTTTTTAAAAGATCTAACAATCTTCTTTCAGGTAGTCCCTTTTGAAGAGATTCCTTTCCGTTTTTTCCCAATCTAATGATACTTGATTTTGATTCATCAACATTTGCCAGTTCTTTTAGTTTTAGCCATTCAATTCCACGTCGGATTTGATCTGATGAAAGTCCTGTAGATTTTTCAAGATTTTCAGGAGTTTGTTTAGGGTTGTCTTTTAGAGATATGATTATTTTTTTTTCAATATCATGAAAAACCTGTGACAACACCAAAACTTCGAAAAAGACTTTTTAAACCTTAACCTAAGTCAATTTGAATGTCAGCTGACGATTTCGTTGTGACTCCTTGGCATGTCGAGGGAGATATAGACTATGATAAATTAATCAAGCAATTTGGCACTCAGAAGATTTCTCCAGAATTACTGCAAAGAATCACAAAAATTACTGGCGAAGATCATTTCATGCTCAGACGAGGTATCTTCTTTTCACACAGAGAGATGAACAGAATTCTCAATGATTATGAAAAAGGTAACAAATTCTTCTTATACACTGGACGAGGGCCATCAGGACACACCCATATTGGCCACTTGGTTCCATGGGTTTTTGCAAAATGGCTACAAGAGAAATTTGATGTTAACATGTATTTTCAGCTTACAGATGATGAGAAATTTTATTCAAAACAAAATCTAACTTTGGATGAAACAAAAAAATTTGCATATGAAAATGCACTTGACTTTATTGCACTAGGTTTCAAGCCAGAAAAAACAAAAATCATTATCAACACAAGAAATATTCAAACGCTTTATCCAATTGCAGCTCAAGTTGCAAAGAAAATTAATTTTTCAAACACTAAAGCCACTTTTGGTTTTACAAATGACACTAATATTGGTATGATATTTTACACATCACTACAGTCTGCCCCATGCTTTATTGAAGACAAGCCAGTCTTGATTCCTCTAGGAGTTGACCAAGATCCCCACTTTAGACTAACAAGAGACATTGCACCTAAAATTGGAAAACCAAAACCAGCATTAATTCACAACATAATGATTCCAGGACTAGAAGGGCCTGGAGGAAAAATGTCAGCTTCTAATGAAAACGGTACTGTTTACACAACAGATGAACCAAATGTAGTAAAAAAGAAAATCAACAAACACGCATTTTCAGGTGGCCAAACAAGTGTTGAAGAACACAGAAAGCTTGGAGGAAATCCAGACATTGATGTGTCATATCAATATCTAAGAATATTTTTTGAACCAGATGATAACAAGTTAAAATCAATTTATGATGATTACAAGTCTGGAAAATTACTTTCTGGAGAACTAAAAGCAATTTTAATTGAAAAAATTAATGAATTTCTAGCAGTGCACCAAGATAAACGCGAAAAGGCAAAAGACCAGATTGATGAATTTCTTTTTGAGAATAAATGAAAATAACAATTACGTGTGAAGACAAATATGAGGCTCAAAAACTAGCCAGTCTTATTTTCATCAAAGATGGAAAAGAGACATTTATCACAGGAATTCTAAATGTTGTAAAAAACGAATTGGTAATATCATTAAAGGATAAATCGGCTCACAGTATTTTACTTGAGAATGAAGCAAATGTAGAAAGATTTGCAGATTTTACCCAGTCAGTTATTGACAAAGAGCACAAAATAGTATCAACTAAAATTCTTGAAAATCAAGTAGAGATTGTTAAGGGTTGAACCTAGGAACCAAACATGGTCCAGAGTGCCACTGCACCAACCATTGCAATTAAAGAAATTCCAATTGCCTTCAAATCACTATTCATAGTTTAATTTTAGAATTATTATAATTAAAGTGTTAATAAATTCTCAAAGATGATTTTAGATCATCGTGGGAAAAATTTACTTTTTTTCTGTTTAGGTCGGGATTTTTGTTCTTTAGGTTTTGCAACAGGCTGTCGAATTTCATTACAATTCAAGCACAGCACCTTTAGTTCCTCTCTTGCAAGATCAGGCTCTGAGATATATTTTCCCCAAGATGAGGCAGAACCGCTACGTCCAATTTCATCAAAAGAAGAATCATCAGAAACAGGACTAAACCCTAGAGCCCGTTCATCTTTAAATCCACAACTAGAGCAAACTTTGCCTCCCAAGATTTCAAATAATTTTTCTTTGATTGTTGCATAGAATTTATCTGATCCATTACTGAAAAAGCTCTCGCGTTTTTTTGAAAATTTATCATTTTTTAGTTTTCTAGGTCTATCTCTACTTGATTCTCTTCTGTCATCTCTGGAATATCTTGAGCCACTGTCATCTCTGCGAGATTCTCTTCTGTCATCTCTGGAGTATCTTGAACCTCTATCATCTCTTGAATAATTATCACGTCCTGAATCTTGTGGTTTATTTTGTCTAAAACAATCACTGCAGTAAACAGGTTTGTTGGTTCTTGGAACAAATGGGACTTCACATTCATCTCCACAATCAGCACATGTTACAGTTGTAGATTCGTCTCTGGAATATCTTGAGCCACTGTCATCTCTGCGAGATTCTCTTCTGTCATCTCTGGAGTATCTTGAACCTCTATCATCTCTTGAATAATTATCACGTCCTGAATCTTGTGGTTTATTTTGTCTAAAACAATCACTGCAATATACAGGCCTATCAGTTCTTGGAACAAATGGGACTTCACATTCATCTCCACAATCAGCACACGTTACAGTTGCAGACTCTCTTTTTCTATCTCTAGAGTATCCATCATCTCTAGAATTTCTAAAAGAGCGAGTAGTATCATCTCTTCTTCTAGATTTTTTCTTATTAGAATACTTTGATTTGTAAAGTTCCATGATTCTGATTATGTTGATTTTATTGGTTATAGATACTTAGAGGTTGTATTTGTGCCTAGAAAAAAATATTCAAACTAGTGATTTGTCCATTTCAGTTGCAAGAATTTCTTGTACTTTAAGAAAATATAATTTTGTTGAATAAGGCATATCATCTAAGTTATTGTCAACTGCAATCATAAAATATCTAACAGCACGTTTTGAGATATCTAAATTAAATTTCATCAAAAGTATTGGATCTTGATGAACCTTGATTTTGTCTTGAAGCCAGGGGGGCGCCATCTCTATTGTTTCTTTGATAATTTTATCATACCAAAATGACAGATTCTGAGGATGTAATC
Proteins encoded:
- a CDS encoding CxxC-x17-CxxC domain-containing protein → MELYKSKYSNKKKSRRRDDTTRSFRNSRDDGYSRDRKRESATVTCADCGDECEVPFVPRTDRPVYCSDCFRQNKPQDSGRDNYSRDDRGSRYSRDDRRESRRDDSGSRYSRDESTTVTCADCGDECEVPFVPRTNKPVYCSDCFRQNKPQDSGRDNYSRDDRGSRYSRDDRRESRRDDSGSRYSRDDRRESSRDRPRKLKNDKFSKKRESFFSNGSDKFYATIKEKLFEILGGKVCSSCGFKDERALGFSPVSDDSSFDEIGRSGSASSWGKYISEPDLAREELKVLCLNCNEIRQPVAKPKEQKSRPKQKKSKFFPR
- a CDS encoding tryptophan--tRNA ligase; translation: MSADDFVVTPWHVEGDIDYDKLIKQFGTQKISPELLQRITKITGEDHFMLRRGIFFSHREMNRILNDYEKGNKFFLYTGRGPSGHTHIGHLVPWVFAKWLQEKFDVNMYFQLTDDEKFYSKQNLTLDETKKFAYENALDFIALGFKPEKTKIIINTRNIQTLYPIAAQVAKKINFSNTKATFGFTNDTNIGMIFYTSLQSAPCFIEDKPVLIPLGVDQDPHFRLTRDIAPKIGKPKPALIHNIMIPGLEGPGGKMSASNENGTVYTTDEPNVVKKKINKHAFSGGQTSVEEHRKLGGNPDIDVSYQYLRIFFEPDDNKLKSIYDDYKSGKLLSGELKAILIEKINEFLAVHQDKREKAKDQIDEFLFENK